The sequence below is a genomic window from Streptomyces sp. NBC_00582.
CCCCGTCCTCGTACACGTACCAGTGGAAGGCCGACGGGACGGCGATCTCCGGGGCCACGGCGGCGACGTACACCGTGCCCGCCGCCCTGGCCGGAAAGAAGCTCACGGTGACCGTCACCGCCGCCCGGAGCGGCTGGACGGGCGCCTCGGCGACCTCGGCGGCGGTGACCGTGGCCAAGGGGGACGCGCCGAAGGCGACCGGGGCGCCGGTGATCAGCGGCACCGCGAAGGTCGGCAGGACGCTCAAGGCCGGCAAGGGGACCTGGAGCCCGGTGGCGACCTCGTACGCGTATCAGTGGTACGCGGGCGGCCGGGCGATCAGCGGGGCGACCACGTCCTCGCTGGTGCTGAAGGCGGCGCAGAAGGGCAAGAGGATCACCGTCAAGGTGATCGCGCACCGGACCGGGCACAAGGACGGATCGGCGATGAGCGCGGCGACCGGGGCGGTCGTGCGCTGAGCCGGTTCCGGCGCGACGGTGAGCGGGGTGGCCTCTGGTCCACCCCGCTCTGTTGTGCCGGGTGCTCAGCCCACCGACTCCGGGACCGCCTCCTGGGACGGGACCTCGTGTTTCGGGGGTTTCGCCGTCACCATCAGGCCCGCGACCAGGCCCGCCAGGAGCATGATCCCGGCGGCCCACCAGATGGCGACGGTGTAGCCGTGGACGATGCCCGCGCGGGTGACCGCGTTCCGCTCGGCGGGGCCGGCGAGGTGGGCCGTGATGTAGGCGGTGCCGCTGGTGGTGGCGATCGTGTTGAGCAGTGCCGTGCCGATGGAGCCGCCCACCTGCTGCGAGGTGTTGACGGTGGCCGAGGTGACACCCGCGTCCTTGGGGGCGACCCCGGCGGTGGCCGTGGCGAAGACCGGCATGAAGGTGAGGCCCATGCCGAGGCCCATGAGCAGCAGCGCGGGCAGGATCTCGCTGGTGTAGGAGGAGTTCACCGTCATCTGGGTGAGGATCACCATGCCGCTCGCGGCGAGGATCATGCCGGGGACCATCAGGGCGCGCGGCGGCACCCGGCTAAGCAGCCGGGCCGAGATCTGGGTGGAGCCGACGATGATCGCGAGGGTGAGCGGCAGGAAGGCGAAGCCGGTCTTCATGGGCGAGTAGCCGAGGATGACCTGGAGGTAGTAGGTCATGAACAGGAACAGGCCGAACATGCCGATGATGGCCAGCATCATGGTCAGCAGGCAGCCCGCGCGGTTGCGGTCCTTGAGGATGTGCAGCGGCAGCAGCGGGCTCGGGGCGCGCGTCTGCCACCACACGAAGGCCGCGAGCAGGGCGGCCCCGCCCGCGAACAGCGACAGCACGAACGCGTCGCTCCAGCCGCGCGACTCGGCCTCGCTGAAGCCGTAGACGATCGCGAACAGACCGCCGCAGCCCAGCACCGCCCCGGGCACGTCGAGGCGGGCGGGGTGGCCGGGGGAGTCGTGCAGCAGGACGGTCGCGCCGAGCACGGCGACGATCGCGATGGGCACGTTGACGTACAGGCACCAGCGCCAGCCCAGGTACTCGGTGAGGACTCCGCCGACGATGAACCCGATCGCGGCGCCGCTGCCGGCGAGGGCGCCGTAGATGCCGAAGGCCTTGCCGCGTTCCCTGGGGTCGGTGAACGTCGTGGTCAGCAGGCTGAGCGCGGAGGGCGCGAGGACGGCGGCGAAGGCCCCTTGCAGGGCGCGGGCGCCGAACAGCATCCCCGCGTCGACGGCCGCCCCGCCCAGCGCGGAGGCGCCGGCGAAGCCGATCAGCCCGATGACGAAGGTGCGTTTGCGGCCCACGAGGTCGGCGATCCGGCCGCCGAGCAGCAGCAGGCCGCCGAAGGAGAGGGTGTAGGCGGTGATGACCCACTGGCGGTTGCCGTCCGACATCCCGAGGGCGCGCTGGGCGGAGGGGAGCGCGATGTTCACGATCGTCGCGTCCAGGACGACCATGAGCTGGGCGAGGGCGATGATCACCAGACCCCACCAGCGGCGGGGGTCGGGCTCCGTCGAGGGTTCACCTGTCCGGGTGACACTCATTTGCCCAGAAGACCATGGATCGGGATGTATTGCATCCCCTTGTGGAGACCTGGGCGGTCAGGGCTCCAGGACCACCTTCCCGACGGTCCCCCGGTTCTCCAGGGCGCGGTGCGCGGCGGCGGCCTCGGCGAGCGGGTAGCGCTGGACGGCGGGGGTGAGCCGGCCGGCGGCGGCCTCGGCCAGGGCGCGCTCCTCCAGGGCGCGCAGGCCTCCGGCCCGTTCCAGCATCGCCGGACCGAGGACCGCCCGGGAGACGCCCTCGACGAAGTGGCCCCTGCCGTCGCGGACGCCCTCGGCGGACCAGCCGAAGACGAGGTGCTGCCCGCCGGGGCGGAGGAGGGCGACGGCCTCGCGGGCGACTTGGCCGCCGACGCCGTCGAGGACCACGGTGACGGCCCGGCCGCCCAGCCCGGCGCGGACCTTCCGCGGCCAGGACGGGTCGTCGTAGTCGACGGCCTGGTCGGCGCCGTTCGCCGCCACCAGGGCCGTCTTGCGGGGCCCGCCGGCGAGACCGACCACCGTGGCGCCGGTGCCGCGGGCGTACTGCACGAGGAGGGTGCCGATGCCTCCGGCGGCCGCCGGGACGAGGACCACCGCGTCCGGCCCCAGCTCGGCGAACTGCAGGATCCCGAGCGCCGTACGCCCCGTGCCGATCATCGCGACGGCCTCGGCGAAGTCCAGGCCCGGCGGGATCGCGTGCAGCCGGTCGGCGTCGGTCACGGCGAGCTCGGCGTACCCTCCCGGCGCGAAGCCGAGGTGGGCGACGACCCGTCGGCCGAGCCAGGACGCGGGCGTGTCCGCGCCGAGCGACTCGACGACTCCGGCGACCTCCCGCCCCGGGACGGTAGGCAGGGAGGCCGGCGCGGGGGCCGGTCCCCGCATCCCCTCGCGCAGGGCCGTGTCCAGGAGATGGACGCCTGCGGCTCGTACGGCGATACGGACCTGGCCGGGGCCCGGGACGGGGCCGTCCACCTCCTCGAGGGTGAGGTTCTCGGCCGGACCGAAGGCGTGCAGTCGGATGGCGTGCATGGGTCCCCCTGGTGTGTGCCGTACGTGCGCCCGGTATGCCGTGCGGTGGGCTGTTCGGGGACCCACTGTTCAACCTCAAGCATGCTTGAGGTCAAGGGTGTTCCGGCCCAGCGCCAGTGACACGGCGGTGAGCGCGCTGTTGAAGGACACCTCGGACAGCACTCCGGGCGCCGCGACCTGGTCCCCCGCGAGATGGACGCCGTCGCCGCGGTCCACGGCGGGCCGGTCGCGCCAGCTCGTGCCCGGCAGGTCCACCGCCCCGGTACGGCCGTTCGCCACGGCCTCCCTCCGCCAGGTGACCCGCTCGCGCCAGCCGTCGAACGCGAGGTCGAGCAACTGCTCGGCGCGGGCCGTGCCGTCGGCCTTCGTCTCGTGCGGGGCGATGGGGATCTGCCCCTGGAGGAGCTGTTCCCCGGCCGGGGCGAGGGTGCGGTCCTGGGCGCCGAAGCGCTCGATCCAGCCGGGGGAGTCCAGGTCGGAGACGGCGAACGCGTCGCCCCGCCGGGTGCGCAGCGCGAGGTCGACGAGGACGGTACGGCCGCTCGGCCAGGTCAGCGAGTCGTCCCGGAGCAGCCGGCGGGCCGCGTCGAGGGAGGTGGCGACGATGACGGGCCCACCGGTGGGGAGGGTGTCGACGCGGGACAGGGTCTCGATCCGCACGCCGAGGTTCCAGGCCCGGGCCGCCATCCGGTCGACGAGGCTCGCCCAGCCGCCGCGCGGACAGCGCGCCTCGGGCGGCAGCTTGGTCGCGCGGCGCAGCCGCTCCTGCACGAAGGCGGCGGACAGGGCGCCGGGGTCGTGGTGGAAGAGGGCGACGGCCGAGTAGTGGGCGGCGGCCTCGGCGCCCTCGGGACCGACCAGCCCGGTGGCCCAGGTACGGAAGTCGACGTCGACGGGGGCGCGGTGCGAGGGGTGCCGCAGCAGCCTGAGCAGCCCGAGCGGCGGGGTGCGGCGCAGCACGCCGTGGTGCCGCAGCCGCAGCCGGGTGACCTCCAGGGGCGGCAGGGGCGCGAGCGCGGGGACCAGGTCGCGGCGGCGGAGCCAGGTCCAGTGCGGGCCGCCGTCGTAGAGGGCGTGCGGTCCCTCGTTGGTGCGGTACGGCCCCTCGGCGGTCCGGGCCCGTCCGCCGAGCGTGTGATGGGCCTCGTGCACGGTGACCTTGGCGCCCGCCTCGGCGGCGGCGATCGCGGCGGTGAGGCCGGCGAAGCCGCCGCCGATGACGGTGAGGGGGTGGCGCATGAGGGGGCTCCTTGGCTCTCGCGGGTTCTGTCTCGTGGGCCTGTCCGGCCGGTCTGTCTCGTGACTGGGACACCTGAGAGGCCCCGGTTTGTGACAACGGCGGTGTCGTCGCAGGTCGGGGGCTTTGTCAGTGGCGGGGTGCACGATGGGGGCATGGCGAGGCGAGCGAGTGGTGGGACCGGCAGGGCCGGTGGGGCGGGAGTGAAGGGGGCGCGGCGGCCCGAGGTGCGGCTGCCCGCGCTGGAGCCGTTCGCGGGAGGGGGACTGGAGCCCGACGGGGACTACGACGGGGTGGAGTTCCGTGAACTCGACCTCGCCGGGCAGGACGGGGCGGGCGCCCGCTTCATGGACTGCGCCCTGACGGAGTGCGCGCTGGACGGCGCGGGGCTCCGGCACGCCCGCGTCCTCGACTCGGTCCTCACCGGCGTACGGGGCGTCGGCACCGATCTCGCGGAGGCGACCCTGCGCGACGTCGAGCTGGCGGAGGCCCGCCTGGGCGGCACCCAGCTCTACGGTGCCGTGCTGGAGCGGGTGCTGATCCGCGGCGGGAAGATCGACTTCCTGAATCTGCGGCAGGCGCGGCTGCGGGACGTCGTGTTCCAGGGCTGTGTGCTCGTCGAACCGGACTTCGGCGGGGCCCGGCTGGAGCGGGTGGAGTTCGTGGACTGCGCGGTGAAGGGGGCGGACTTCACGGCGGCGACCCTGACCGACGTCGATCTGCGCGGCGCGGCCGAGCTGGGTATCGCGGCGGGCGTGGACCGCCTGTCGGGCGCGGTGATCAGCATGTCGCAGCTACTGGATCTGGCGCCGGTGCTGGCGGGGCAGCTGGGGATCAGGGTGGAGGGGTAGGAGGGGGAGCGGGAGAGGCGGAGAGGGGGGAGCGGACGGGCCGGGTCAGCGGAGGCGGGGGAAGCGGGCCTGGAGGGTCCAGATCGCCGGGTTCTCGCCCAGGTCCTCGTGCAGGTCGATCAGATCGGCGAGGAGGTCGTGCAGGAAGTCGCGGGACTCGCGGCGCAGTTCGGTGTGGGAGAAGGTCAGCGGGGGTTCCTCGGCCGGCATCCAGTCGGCCTCGATGTCCACCCAGCCGAAGCGGCGCTCGAAGAGCATGCGGTCGGTGGACTCGGTGAAGTCCAGCTCGGCGTACTGGGGGCGGGAGGCGCGGGAGCCCGCCGGATCCCGGTCGATCCGCTCCACGATGTCGCACAGCGCCCACGCGAAGTCCAGCACCGGCACCCATCCCCAGGCTGTGGACACCTCCCGGTCCGCCTTGGTGTCGGCGAGATAGACGTCACCGCAGAACAGGTCGTGCCGCAGCGCGTGGACGTCGGCGCGGCGGTAGTCGGTCTGCGGCGGGTCCGGGAAGCGGTTGGAGAGGGCGTAGCCGATGTCGAGCACGAGGGTGATGGTGTCATGCCCTCGTAGGATCGCGGGTGTGCCCCGATCCGTGCGTTCCGTCCTCGTGCGTTCCGTCCTCGTGCTGTTCCTCCTCACCGCCTGCTCGGGTGGCGGCGGCCGCGGAGCCGACGGCGCGGCGGGTGTCGGCGACCCGTACTTCCCGAAGGCCGGCAACGGCGGATACGACGTCTCGCACTACGACCTGACGCTCGCCTACGACCCGAAGGGCCGCCCGGCGCTGTCCGGCTCGGCGGCGATCACGGCCCGCGCCGCACAGGACCTCGACTCCTTCCACCTGGACCTGAGGGGCCTGAGCGTCGAGGAGGTCACGGTCGAGGGCGCCCGCGCCGACTGGAGCCGCAGCGGCCAGGAGCTGAGCGTCCGGCCCGCCCACGCTCTCGACAAGGGCGAGACCTTCCGCGTCACGGTCGCCTACTCCGGCACCCCGCGGCCGATCACCGACCCCGACGGCTCCCGGGAGGGCTGGCTGCGCACGGCGGACGGCGCCCTGGCCCTCGGGGAACCGGTCGGTTCCATGGCCTGGTTCCCCGGCAACCACCACCCCTCGGACAAGGCGACGTACGACATCACGGTCACCGTCCCGAAGGACCTGACGGCCGTCTCCAACGGTGAGCCGACCGCGGAGCGCACGGCCGACGGCCGCACGACCTCCACCTGGCACATCGCCGAACCCATGGCGAGCTATCTGGCCACCCTCGCGATCGGCCGCTACACCGTCACCCGCTCGACGACCGAGGACGACCTGCCGGTGTACGTCGCGGTCGACCCGACGCAGGTGTCCGCGAGCCGCGAGGTGCTCGCCCGGCTGCCGGAGATCATGGACTGGGCGCAGAACAACTTCGGCCCCTACCCCTTCTCCTCCACCGGCGCGATCGTCGACCGCCCCGAGGACTCCCGCTACGCCCTGGAGACCCAGAACCGCCCTGTCTTCCCCGGTCCCCCCGACACCGCGACCCTGGTCCACGAGATCGCCCACCAGTGGTTCGGCGACTCCGTCACGCCGAGGACCTGGCGGGACATGTGGCTCAACGAGAGCTTCGCGACGTACGCCGAGTGGCTGTGGGAGGAGGACGAGGGCGGCGCCACGGCGGAGGAGACCTTCACCGACCTCTACGAGAACGGCGAGGAGGACTACCCGGGCCTGTGGGACTTCCCGCCCGGCGACCCCCCGACCGCCGCCGACATCTCGTCCGACCCCGTCTACCAGCGCGGCGCGATGGTCGTCCACCGCATCCGCCGGACCGTCGGCGACGACACCTTCTACGACATCGTCCAGGGCTGGACCGCCGCCCACCGCCACGGCACCGCGGACACCGACGACTTCACGGCGTACGTCGAACGCCAGGCCCCGGACCAGGACTTCGACGAGATCTGGGACGACTGGCTGCACGGCGAGGGCAAGCCGGAACTGCCCTAGGGTCCGCGTCCCAGGGCCGGAGTTCCTTCCGCAGGACCGCGCAGGGGCGCCCCAGTTGCAGGTCGCGCCGGTGTCCGACGACCTCGTAGCCGAGGGCCGTCCAGAAGGCGAGTCCCTTGGGGTTGGCGTCGAGGACGGCGAGCCGTACGGCCGCACGACCGCCGGCGCGGAAGCGTTCCTCGACGCGCTCGGCGATGCGCCGCCCGTACCCCTGCCCGTGCGCCCCCGCGTCGACCATCAGCAGCCCGATCCACGGATCCGGGTCGGCCGGGTCGGGGTGGTGGGCCAGGGTGATCGCCACTCCGACCAGCCGCCCCCC
It includes:
- a CDS encoding M1 family metallopeptidase, which codes for MVSCPRRIAGVPRSVRSVLVRSVLVLFLLTACSGGGGRGADGAAGVGDPYFPKAGNGGYDVSHYDLTLAYDPKGRPALSGSAAITARAAQDLDSFHLDLRGLSVEEVTVEGARADWSRSGQELSVRPAHALDKGETFRVTVAYSGTPRPITDPDGSREGWLRTADGALALGEPVGSMAWFPGNHHPSDKATYDITVTVPKDLTAVSNGEPTAERTADGRTTSTWHIAEPMASYLATLAIGRYTVTRSTTEDDLPVYVAVDPTQVSASREVLARLPEIMDWAQNNFGPYPFSSTGAIVDRPEDSRYALETQNRPVFPGPPDTATLVHEIAHQWFGDSVTPRTWRDMWLNESFATYAEWLWEEDEGGATAEETFTDLYENGEEDYPGLWDFPPGDPPTAADISSDPVYQRGAMVVHRIRRTVGDDTFYDIVQGWTAAHRHGTADTDDFTAYVERQAPDQDFDEIWDDWLHGEGKPELP
- a CDS encoding GNAT family N-acetyltransferase, which produces MILESLPLTPDRDIPSPVLTELTALYASNREFQALSGDFPDPDDIRPEQVARALAEELAHPDVEVLLARSGGRLVGVAITLAHHPDPADPDPWIGLLMVDAGAHGQGYGRRIAERVEERFRAGGRAAVRLAVLDANPKGLAFWTALGYEVVGHRRDLQLGRPCAVLRKELRPWDADPRAVPACPRRAASRPRSRRSPGPGPGVRRTP
- a CDS encoding zinc-binding dehydrogenase, encoding MHAIRLHAFGPAENLTLEEVDGPVPGPGQVRIAVRAAGVHLLDTALREGMRGPAPAPASLPTVPGREVAGVVESLGADTPASWLGRRVVAHLGFAPGGYAELAVTDADRLHAIPPGLDFAEAVAMIGTGRTALGILQFAELGPDAVVLVPAAAGGIGTLLVQYARGTGATVVGLAGGPRKTALVAANGADQAVDYDDPSWPRKVRAGLGGRAVTVVLDGVGGQVAREAVALLRPGGQHLVFGWSAEGVRDGRGHFVEGVSRAVLGPAMLERAGGLRALEERALAEAAAGRLTPAVQRYPLAEAAAAHRALENRGTVGKVVLEP
- a CDS encoding FAD-dependent oxidoreductase, whose protein sequence is MRHPLTVIGGGFAGLTAAIAAAEAGAKVTVHEAHHTLGGRARTAEGPYRTNEGPHALYDGGPHWTWLRRRDLVPALAPLPPLEVTRLRLRHHGVLRRTPPLGLLRLLRHPSHRAPVDVDFRTWATGLVGPEGAEAAAHYSAVALFHHDPGALSAAFVQERLRRATKLPPEARCPRGGWASLVDRMAARAWNLGVRIETLSRVDTLPTGGPVIVATSLDAARRLLRDDSLTWPSGRTVLVDLALRTRRGDAFAVSDLDSPGWIERFGAQDRTLAPAGEQLLQGQIPIAPHETKADGTARAEQLLDLAFDGWRERVTWRREAVANGRTGAVDLPGTSWRDRPAVDRGDGVHLAGDQVAAPGVLSEVSFNSALTAVSLALGRNTLDLKHA
- a CDS encoding MFS transporter, with the protein product MSVTRTGEPSTEPDPRRWWGLVIIALAQLMVVLDATIVNIALPSAQRALGMSDGNRQWVITAYTLSFGGLLLLGGRIADLVGRKRTFVIGLIGFAGASALGGAAVDAGMLFGARALQGAFAAVLAPSALSLLTTTFTDPRERGKAFGIYGALAGSGAAIGFIVGGVLTEYLGWRWCLYVNVPIAIVAVLGATVLLHDSPGHPARLDVPGAVLGCGGLFAIVYGFSEAESRGWSDAFVLSLFAGGAALLAAFVWWQTRAPSPLLPLHILKDRNRAGCLLTMMLAIIGMFGLFLFMTYYLQVILGYSPMKTGFAFLPLTLAIIVGSTQISARLLSRVPPRALMVPGMILAASGMVILTQMTVNSSYTSEILPALLLMGLGMGLTFMPVFATATAGVAPKDAGVTSATVNTSQQVGGSIGTALLNTIATTSGTAYITAHLAGPAERNAVTRAGIVHGYTVAIWWAAGIMLLAGLVAGLMVTAKPPKHEVPSQEAVPESVG
- a CDS encoding pentapeptide repeat-containing protein; its protein translation is MARRASGGTGRAGGAGVKGARRPEVRLPALEPFAGGGLEPDGDYDGVEFRELDLAGQDGAGARFMDCALTECALDGAGLRHARVLDSVLTGVRGVGTDLAEATLRDVELAEARLGGTQLYGAVLERVLIRGGKIDFLNLRQARLRDVVFQGCVLVEPDFGGARLERVEFVDCAVKGADFTAATLTDVDLRGAAELGIAAGVDRLSGAVISMSQLLDLAPVLAGQLGIRVEG